One window of Bacillus sp. THAF10 genomic DNA carries:
- a CDS encoding short-chain fatty acid transporter: protein MKAIISFFNRIMQRYLPDPFLFVIILTLVVFGLGLIFTESGPKEMVQFWGGGFWGLLEFSMQMVLVLVTGHVLASSPIFKRFLGSLASTAKSPGSAIIIVTVVSIIASWINWGFGLVIGALFAKELAKRVDNVDYRLLIASAYSGFLVWHGGFSGSIPLTIATEGHFSEGVIGVISTDQTIFSSFNLIILGALFITLPVLNRFLMPAKDETFTVDPALLEDSSTMQAAALDRAEMTPAERLENSWVLSVIVSGMGLIFLFYYFTSNGFKLNLNIVNFLFLFLGILFHWRPKNFLDAVVNAVKGSSGIIIQFPFYAGIMGMMTGSGDAGLAAVMSKAFVSISNEHTFHFFAFLSAGVVNFFVPSGGGQWAVQAPVMLDAAQTMDVSFAKTALAVSWGDAWTNMIQPFWALPALAIAGLKAKDIMGFCVIVLFVSGAIISLAFLLL, encoded by the coding sequence GTGAAAGCTATTATTTCATTTTTTAATCGCATCATGCAGCGTTATTTGCCTGATCCGTTTCTTTTTGTCATCATTTTAACGCTTGTGGTGTTTGGGCTTGGCCTTATTTTTACCGAAAGCGGACCAAAAGAGATGGTTCAGTTTTGGGGTGGTGGCTTTTGGGGATTGCTGGAATTCTCGATGCAAATGGTGCTCGTTCTAGTCACAGGGCATGTACTAGCAAGCAGCCCGATTTTTAAAAGGTTTCTAGGCTCGTTAGCGTCTACCGCTAAATCACCTGGCTCTGCGATCATCATTGTTACCGTAGTGTCCATTATTGCAAGCTGGATTAACTGGGGCTTTGGCCTTGTTATCGGCGCGCTTTTTGCAAAAGAATTAGCAAAACGTGTAGATAATGTAGATTATCGGCTATTAATTGCAAGCGCATACAGTGGCTTCCTCGTATGGCATGGTGGTTTCTCAGGATCCATCCCGCTAACCATTGCAACAGAGGGTCACTTTTCTGAAGGGGTTATTGGTGTAATCTCGACGGATCAAACCATTTTTTCCTCTTTTAACCTAATTATTCTCGGTGCGCTTTTTATTACCTTACCTGTCCTAAATCGTTTTTTAATGCCTGCAAAGGACGAGACTTTTACGGTCGATCCTGCACTACTTGAGGATTCTTCCACCATGCAGGCAGCAGCCTTGGATCGTGCCGAGATGACACCGGCAGAACGATTAGAGAATAGCTGGGTGCTTTCTGTTATTGTGTCTGGTATGGGTCTAATTTTCTTATTCTATTACTTTACAAGTAACGGTTTTAAGCTGAACTTAAATATCGTCAATTTTTTATTCTTGTTCCTAGGTATCTTGTTCCACTGGCGTCCGAAAAACTTCCTTGACGCTGTGGTGAACGCTGTGAAGGGATCAAGTGGAATTATTATTCAATTTCCGTTTTATGCTGGAATTATGGGAATGATGACGGGGTCTGGAGATGCTGGGCTGGCAGCGGTGATGTCTAAAGCGTTCGTTAGCATTTCCAATGAGCATACCTTCCATTTCTTTGCCTTTTTAAGTGCTGGAGTGGTAAACTTCTTCGTGCCTTCTGGTGGCGGGCAATGGGCAGTACAGGCACCAGTTATGCTAGATGCCGCTCAGACGATGGATGTTTCTTTTGCCAAAACAGCCCTCGCTGTATCTTGGGGTGATGCGTGGACGAACATGATTCAGCCATTCTGGGCATTACCAGCGTTGGCGATTGCCGGCCTAAAAGCCAAAGACATCATGGGCTTTTGTGTTATTGTTCTCTTTGTGAGCGGTGCCATCATTTCGCTCGCATTCTTGCTTTTATAA
- a CDS encoding SRPBCC family protein, which translates to MADLQDSIVIARPVEEVFSFASNLENATKVMENVVAIEKLTEGPIQVGSQFKETREIRGRKASYVMEFTEFESNKRYSVKSESNGLTVVYHYDFKPTVEGGTKINFHGDIHTSGFMMKLTKPIIRRILKKEDADHLPQLKRLLEGTAEPSEIK; encoded by the coding sequence ATGGCAGATTTACAGGATTCTATCGTCATTGCAAGGCCGGTCGAAGAGGTTTTCTCCTTTGCATCGAATCTCGAAAATGCCACGAAAGTGATGGAAAATGTGGTGGCTATTGAAAAATTAACGGAAGGGCCAATCCAAGTTGGATCTCAATTCAAGGAAACCCGTGAAATAAGAGGAAGAAAAGCGTCTTATGTGATGGAATTTACTGAGTTTGAGTCTAACAAACGATATTCCGTAAAAAGTGAATCAAATGGCTTAACGGTTGTGTATCACTATGATTTTAAGCCAACAGTAGAAGGCGGAACGAAAATCAACTTTCATGGTGATATCCACACGAGCGGCTTTATGATGAAGCTGACAAAGCCAATTATCCGCAGAATTTTAAAGAAAGAAGACGCTGATCACCTTCCACAGTTGAAACGACTGCTTGAGGGAACCGCTGAACCTTCTGAAATAAAGTAA
- a CDS encoding TetR/AcrR family transcriptional regulator — protein sequence MTEKVEKKLSEKHQKILEAAIEMFAEKGYANTSTNEIAKRAGVAEGTIFRHYKTKKDLLLSIVTPTIVKFIAPHFAKAFSKEVFEREYQSYEDFLRKFAYNRYEFLKQHYSILKIFIQEVAFHEEFQKPFMELFQKEILPHFIRVITHFQKKGELKELPPETIIRFTVTTIAGTILTKRFLSKDLDFDRELNEAITFLMAGLKPA from the coding sequence ATGACAGAGAAAGTGGAAAAGAAATTAAGCGAAAAACACCAAAAAATTCTAGAAGCAGCCATTGAAATGTTTGCTGAGAAAGGCTACGCTAACACCTCGACAAATGAAATCGCCAAAAGAGCAGGGGTGGCAGAAGGAACCATTTTTCGCCATTACAAAACGAAAAAAGATCTCCTTCTATCGATCGTGACGCCAACCATCGTGAAGTTTATTGCTCCTCATTTTGCAAAAGCTTTTTCAAAAGAGGTATTCGAGAGAGAGTATCAGAGCTATGAGGACTTTCTACGGAAATTTGCCTATAACCGCTATGAATTTTTAAAGCAACATTACTCGATTTTAAAAATTTTCATTCAGGAAGTGGCTTTTCATGAAGAGTTTCAGAAGCCCTTTATGGAGTTATTCCAAAAAGAAATACTTCCTCATTTTATCAGGGTCATCACGCATTTCCAGAAAAAAGGGGAACTAAAAGAATTACCGCCAGAAACGATCATCCGTTTTACTGTCACCACGATCGCTGGAACGATTCTCACCAAGCGCTTTCTTTCAAAGGACCTCGACTTTGATAGGGAACTAAACGAGGCGATCACCTTCCTAATGGCTGGATTGAAACCAGCCTAA
- a CDS encoding VanZ family protein → MKKITIAFLLSCIIFAIMIPAFPTLISNLHPIVLPVLFLYIFVVTLTIYLVVRGQTISIPSWSYYGFFVLYTLGLIVLLFLRPNEQFYGSYNIMPLDTIFFYFSGRVHWFVAFYNLAANIVLFIPFGVLLRFKGFTLMNLILLPFLVISLVEVGQYVTNRGSLDVDDLLLNVIGFYIGYLLYPLFRRVFLVR, encoded by the coding sequence ATGAAAAAGATAACAATCGCTTTTTTACTTTCCTGTATTATTTTTGCAATTATGATTCCCGCCTTTCCTACTCTCATATCGAATCTCCATCCGATTGTACTTCCGGTGTTGTTTCTCTATATTTTTGTTGTCACGCTTACCATCTATTTAGTTGTTAGAGGGCAAACAATTTCTATTCCGAGCTGGAGCTATTACGGATTCTTTGTCTTGTATACTCTTGGTTTAATCGTCCTTTTATTTTTGCGTCCGAACGAGCAATTTTATGGGTCTTATAATATCATGCCTTTGGATACGATTTTTTTCTATTTTTCTGGTCGGGTTCATTGGTTTGTTGCCTTTTACAATCTTGCTGCCAATATTGTATTGTTTATTCCATTTGGTGTGTTGCTACGGTTTAAAGGCTTTACCCTCATGAATTTGATCCTGCTGCCTTTTTTAGTGATCTCGTTGGTTGAGGTAGGCCAATATGTAACAAATAGAGGGAGCCTGGATGTGGATGACCTTTTATTGAATGTGATTGGTTTTTATATTGGTTATCTTCTGTATCCGTTGTTTCGGAGGGTTTTTCTCGTGAGATAG
- a CDS encoding M14 family metallopeptidase, translating to MNWRKPFIAFLAIWMMFALALPAQAVSPQAIVQTKEAELSTSISTVSMTETRQMEVRFDLSERVPLENLEWTFGDKPFEDWKTYSTKDKDYTGDPFITFAEAPTYEGDSTTVRAVLEFGLLFGTDNLAPRNIRVLYPEFIGTYDLAVENTESDEVLKKEITYNVYDEYLTYEQLKPELDEITEAANAENDRFIEYKSLGQSYEGRDIHFVTLAKNREAVDKYLNEILPTALENPAELLKKIEDGTMGDYQVPIWFNNIHPDEVEGVDAQVELFRKLAHEKEITFKTVNAEGEEEEITLNVEEALDHVIFLFNFTHNPDGRAHNTRANLNGFDLNRDNAFQTQQESVYVTEEIAKWSPLSFLDMHGYVSDFLIEPCTPPHNPNFEYDLLIDNMLEQAHAMGDAGVANSDYETYAIPYEDYENGWDDMTPAYTAIYSMLHGSLGHTIEVPGLNQQSLYAMVHTGLGATNFVLENKDDLFKQQLELFKRGVEGEDNRAVDEHLVNQNGESIGRDRGDNENFFPDYYVLPMNDEQKNKWEAAEMVDYLLRNGVKVEKTTASVEVNGVTYPEGTYIVPMKQAKRGFANAVLYEGDDISDWNAMYDTIAINFPDLRGFTVEEIRSAEDAFANATSEVEDAEYPTTSMDGKRGHYVLKNSNNETIKAVNELLRAGKKVGVTTSDGKGYSKGDYVVHRKDLQRIKDTYYLEVGPLKKKAKIDKLSGMSKVAVVGSGASRFVIEQLGFEITSVEEADVIVDDSGRVDKEKITEGTSYIGIGGRALQAVKQSELLEGFDFERTNFSHEGLLKTTVKNDSFVTAGYGAEEIFYGTTGSWITGVPEGADTLIEVSDAEDYFVAGWWPGKEKVKGQVWAITSPLDHDANITLFANDLLFRAHTEHSYRLLANAILLEDVKEKKRKKDKSDR from the coding sequence ATGAACTGGAGAAAGCCTTTTATCGCCTTCTTAGCGATCTGGATGATGTTTGCTCTGGCATTACCAGCACAAGCGGTTAGTCCGCAAGCAATCGTACAGACGAAAGAAGCCGAACTATCAACAAGTATCTCAACTGTTTCCATGACAGAAACAAGACAAATGGAGGTCAGGTTCGACCTTAGCGAGCGAGTCCCCCTCGAAAACCTTGAGTGGACCTTTGGAGACAAACCGTTTGAGGATTGGAAAACATACAGCACAAAGGATAAAGACTATACAGGAGATCCCTTTATCACCTTTGCAGAAGCTCCGACCTATGAAGGAGATTCCACAACGGTGCGTGCTGTCCTCGAATTTGGCCTTTTATTCGGAACAGATAATCTTGCCCCAAGAAACATTAGGGTACTATACCCAGAATTTATCGGAACCTATGATTTAGCAGTGGAGAACACGGAATCTGACGAGGTTCTCAAGAAAGAAATTACATACAATGTTTATGATGAATATTTAACCTATGAACAGCTAAAACCTGAGCTGGATGAAATCACAGAGGCTGCGAATGCTGAAAATGATAGATTCATAGAATACAAGTCACTAGGACAATCGTATGAGGGGAGGGACATCCATTTTGTCACGCTTGCAAAGAATAGGGAAGCCGTCGACAAATACTTAAACGAAATCCTCCCTACCGCCCTTGAAAACCCTGCAGAGCTCCTGAAAAAAATCGAAGACGGAACAATGGGGGATTACCAGGTTCCAATTTGGTTTAACAATATTCATCCAGATGAAGTCGAAGGGGTGGACGCGCAGGTGGAGCTTTTCCGAAAGCTTGCTCATGAGAAAGAAATCACCTTTAAAACAGTAAATGCAGAAGGAGAAGAAGAGGAAATTACGTTGAACGTGGAAGAGGCATTGGATCACGTCATTTTCCTATTTAACTTCACCCACAATCCAGATGGACGTGCTCACAACACGCGTGCAAATTTAAACGGCTTTGACTTGAACAGGGATAACGCCTTTCAAACCCAACAAGAGTCTGTCTATGTCACCGAAGAAATTGCTAAATGGTCACCTTTATCCTTTTTAGACATGCATGGCTATGTGAGTGACTTTTTAATCGAGCCATGCACGCCGCCACATAACCCGAATTTTGAATATGACCTGCTTATAGATAATATGCTTGAACAGGCTCATGCGATGGGAGACGCTGGTGTCGCAAACTCTGATTATGAAACGTATGCCATCCCTTATGAGGACTATGAAAACGGCTGGGATGATATGACACCAGCGTACACAGCCATCTACTCCATGCTACATGGCTCTTTAGGACACACAATTGAAGTTCCTGGACTTAATCAGCAATCCCTGTATGCGATGGTTCATACTGGCCTTGGTGCCACCAACTTTGTTCTGGAGAATAAAGATGATTTGTTTAAGCAACAGCTTGAGCTATTCAAACGTGGCGTAGAAGGGGAAGACAACCGTGCAGTCGATGAACACCTTGTAAACCAAAACGGAGAATCCATCGGCCGTGACCGTGGCGACAACGAAAACTTCTTCCCAGACTATTACGTGCTACCGATGAATGATGAGCAAAAAAACAAATGGGAAGCTGCGGAAATGGTAGACTACCTTCTTCGCAATGGGGTAAAGGTGGAAAAAACTACTGCATCCGTTGAAGTAAATGGAGTGACCTACCCAGAGGGAACCTATATCGTCCCAATGAAGCAAGCAAAACGTGGATTTGCCAATGCTGTCCTCTATGAAGGTGATGACATATCTGACTGGAATGCGATGTATGATACCATTGCGATTAACTTCCCAGACCTTCGCGGTTTTACAGTAGAAGAAATTCGTTCCGCTGAAGATGCCTTTGCGAATGCTACCTCTGAAGTAGAGGATGCAGAATACCCAACCACTAGCATGGATGGCAAACGCGGACATTACGTGTTAAAAAATAGTAACAATGAAACAATCAAAGCGGTCAACGAGCTTCTTCGTGCAGGAAAGAAAGTGGGAGTAACAACCTCTGACGGGAAAGGCTACAGCAAAGGAGATTACGTGGTTCACCGCAAAGACTTACAACGAATAAAAGATACCTATTATCTTGAAGTTGGTCCATTAAAAAAGAAAGCAAAAATAGACAAGCTATCAGGAATGTCGAAAGTCGCCGTTGTTGGTAGCGGAGCAAGCCGTTTTGTCATCGAGCAGCTAGGCTTTGAGATTACGAGCGTGGAAGAGGCTGACGTCATTGTCGATGATTCCGGCCGAGTGGACAAAGAAAAGATTACTGAGGGGACCTCCTATATCGGAATAGGCGGCCGCGCACTTCAGGCCGTAAAACAAAGCGAGCTATTAGAAGGCTTTGATTTTGAGCGGACAAACTTCAGCCATGAAGGTCTGTTAAAAACAACCGTTAAAAATGATTCATTCGTGACCGCGGGTTATGGTGCAGAGGAAATCTTTTATGGAACAACCGGCTCCTGGATCACCGGTGTACCAGAGGGAGCGGATACATTAATTGAGGTTTCAGATGCGGAAGATTACTTCGTTGCCGGCTGGTGGCCAGGAAAAGAAAAGGTGAAAGGACAGGTCTGGGCCATCACATCACCCCTAGATCACGACGCAAACATCACTCTTTTTGCCAATGACCTTCTGTTCCGTGCCCACACCGAGCACAGCTACCGCCTATTAGCGAATGCTATATTGCTTGAGGATGTGAAAGAGAAGAAAAGGAAGAAAGACAAGTCCGATAGATAA
- a CDS encoding ABC transporter permease translates to MRILAVMKRILRQFFRDKRTLGLMIVAPMLILTLLHVVLGESELELHIGLTEESKFLQDKLEAQEIQTTILKDEKEGKELVEEGTLDAYYQPDKLVLEGSDPAINRAVLQLLERIQSMPAQEKEVMANMEVEYAYGSDSMEMFDNTGPFLIAFFVFFFVFLIAGVSFLRERTTGTLERLMATPIKRWELVLGYIGGFGIFTLLQSSIIVLYAIYILDIQMAGTFGAVLVVTFTVAITALSLGTLLSAFARNELQMIQFIPLIVVPQVFFSGLFSMDGMPQWLQKLSLGMPLTYAGAAMKDIMIRGKGIQDVYGSLLLLAAFSLLFILLNIRALKKYRPT, encoded by the coding sequence ATGAGAATACTAGCAGTAATGAAACGAATCCTACGGCAATTTTTTAGAGATAAACGAACATTAGGACTAATGATTGTCGCACCAATGTTAATACTAACTCTGTTACATGTCGTGTTGGGGGAAAGTGAACTAGAGCTGCATATAGGACTTACGGAGGAAAGTAAATTTTTGCAGGATAAGCTGGAGGCACAAGAGATTCAAACGACTATCCTTAAAGACGAGAAAGAAGGAAAGGAATTGGTGGAGGAAGGAACACTTGATGCTTACTATCAACCTGACAAGCTAGTGTTAGAAGGAAGCGACCCTGCCATTAACCGAGCAGTACTGCAGTTGCTAGAGCGAATCCAATCGATGCCTGCTCAAGAAAAAGAAGTGATGGCCAATATGGAAGTGGAATACGCATATGGATCGGATTCTATGGAAATGTTTGATAATACAGGTCCGTTTTTGATCGCCTTCTTTGTGTTCTTTTTTGTCTTTTTAATTGCAGGCGTTTCCTTTCTTCGAGAGCGAACAACAGGTACATTGGAGCGATTAATGGCCACCCCAATCAAGCGCTGGGAGCTAGTCCTAGGTTATATTGGAGGCTTTGGGATCTTCACCCTATTACAGTCAAGCATCATTGTCCTTTATGCGATTTACATCTTGGATATTCAAATGGCTGGCACCTTTGGGGCGGTCCTTGTTGTGACATTTACGGTCGCCATTACAGCTTTGTCCCTTGGGACGTTACTTTCTGCTTTTGCGCGGAATGAGCTGCAAATGATTCAATTTATCCCGCTTATTGTTGTTCCACAAGTGTTCTTTTCGGGATTGTTTTCCATGGATGGCATGCCACAATGGCTTCAAAAGCTTAGCCTCGGAATGCCTTTGACCTATGCAGGTGCAGCAATGAAGGATATTATGATAAGAGGAAAAGGAATACAGGATGTCTATGGCAGCTTACTATTGCTTGCAGCCTTTTCCCTATTATTTATCCTATTAAATATTAGAGCGTTAAAAAAATATCGCCCAACTTAA
- a CDS encoding BCCT family transporter: MRKLDIVFWFSAIVVAMLVVIGAVAPKAFGATATKLFDFTTYAFGWFYLLSVLLFVIFCIGIALTKYGKIRLGRDDDRPEFPFFTWIGMLFSAGFGVGLVFWGIAEPMSHFYTPPSETVDALGESAARLSMQYSFFHWGVSQWSVFTIVGLAIGYFQFRKNEDGLISTTLKPILGEKKHAYIRKPIDILAVIATVMGVATSLGLGILQINGGLHVVFDIPNNAVVQLIIIAVLLVLYLASTTTGIERGIKYLSNLNLALALLLMVFVFFAGPTVFILNTFTLGIGDYISNFINTSLRLTPYQGGTWVRDWTIFYWAWAIAWSPFVGAFIARVSRGRTIREFVFGVLIVPPVIALLWIAVFGGTAIHFDLFGGTEIAQAVNDDITSALFATFAELPFSFLLSIVSILLIFTFLITSADSATYILGTMTSGGRLTPPLGLRIIWGTLMAAIAAVLLMASGLEGLQTASLVSALPFTLILLLICYSMIRSVRREPGLQRKKKM; encoded by the coding sequence TTGAGGAAACTTGATATTGTATTTTGGTTTTCAGCCATTGTTGTGGCAATGTTAGTGGTCATTGGGGCGGTTGCTCCTAAAGCTTTCGGTGCAACGGCAACAAAGTTATTTGATTTTACTACATACGCTTTTGGTTGGTTTTATTTATTATCCGTCCTGCTTTTTGTGATTTTTTGTATTGGGATCGCTTTGACGAAGTACGGAAAGATTCGTTTAGGAAGGGATGACGATCGTCCGGAATTTCCTTTCTTCACATGGATAGGGATGCTCTTTAGCGCCGGGTTTGGTGTGGGGCTTGTGTTTTGGGGAATTGCAGAGCCAATGAGTCATTTTTATACTCCGCCAAGTGAAACTGTAGACGCTTTGGGAGAGAGCGCTGCAAGATTATCGATGCAATATTCCTTTTTTCATTGGGGAGTTAGTCAGTGGTCGGTCTTTACGATCGTTGGACTGGCAATTGGCTATTTTCAGTTCCGAAAAAATGAGGATGGCTTAATTTCCACTACGCTAAAGCCAATACTTGGAGAAAAAAAGCACGCGTACATACGTAAGCCTATTGATATTCTTGCTGTTATCGCCACGGTGATGGGGGTAGCAACCTCCCTTGGGCTTGGAATTCTCCAGATAAATGGTGGGCTCCATGTGGTTTTTGATATACCGAATAACGCGGTCGTTCAGCTGATTATCATTGCTGTTTTACTTGTTTTGTATTTGGCATCAACCACAACAGGAATCGAGCGTGGAATCAAGTATTTAAGTAATTTGAATTTAGCACTGGCACTGTTGCTGATGGTATTTGTGTTTTTTGCTGGTCCAACGGTCTTTATTTTAAATACTTTTACACTTGGAATTGGAGACTATATTTCCAATTTTATTAATACTAGCTTGCGCCTCACTCCCTATCAAGGAGGGACGTGGGTGCGAGATTGGACAATTTTCTATTGGGCATGGGCCATTGCCTGGTCGCCGTTTGTTGGTGCGTTCATTGCGAGAGTTTCAAGAGGCCGGACAATTCGGGAGTTTGTGTTTGGCGTACTCATTGTTCCTCCCGTGATTGCTCTGCTCTGGATTGCTGTGTTTGGTGGCACAGCCATTCATTTTGATTTGTTTGGCGGAACGGAGATTGCACAGGCAGTAAATGATGATATCACCTCTGCCCTATTTGCTACCTTTGCCGAGCTTCCATTTAGCTTTTTATTATCGATTGTGTCGATCCTATTAATTTTCACCTTTTTGATTACTTCAGCCGATTCGGCCACCTACATTCTAGGAACGATGACATCTGGCGGCAGACTTACTCCACCACTTGGCTTACGTATTATCTGGGGTACATTAATGGCTGCGATTGCCGCGGTCCTTCTAATGGCTAGTGGGTTGGAGGGGTTACAAACCGCTTCCCTTGTGTCCGCCCTGCCATTTACGTTGATCTTACTCCTTATTTGCTATTCCATGATTCGCTCTGTGCGGCGAGAGCCAGGGCTACAACGAAAAAAGAAAATGTAA
- the nfsA gene encoding oxygen-insensitive NADPH nitroreductase, which produces MNTTIETLLSHRSIRKFQDKALTEEQIKTIVECAQAASTSSFIQAYSIIGIKNIETKKKLAELAGNQPYVAENGHFFVFCADLHRHTLIGDLENKDVTESVESTEKFMVAVIDAALAAQNATVAAESLGLGICYIGGLRTNIKEVTELLHLPANTIPLFGLAVGYPAQDTAIKPRLPYQHIYHEESYQADETTYKKQLEEYNQTISAYYHERTQGKRADTWSSQMAHMLSQPKRMNMKDFIHRQGFAKK; this is translated from the coding sequence ATGAACACAACGATTGAGACGCTTCTATCCCACCGTTCTATCCGAAAATTTCAGGATAAGGCGCTAACAGAAGAACAAATCAAAACAATCGTGGAATGTGCCCAAGCGGCTTCGACCTCCAGCTTTATTCAGGCATACTCCATCATTGGTATAAAAAATATCGAAACAAAAAAGAAGCTGGCAGAGCTTGCCGGTAACCAGCCCTATGTTGCTGAAAATGGTCATTTCTTCGTGTTTTGTGCTGACCTGCACCGTCACACCCTAATTGGTGATCTGGAAAACAAAGATGTGACAGAATCGGTGGAAAGTACAGAAAAGTTTATGGTGGCCGTCATTGATGCAGCCCTTGCGGCTCAAAATGCGACAGTTGCCGCAGAGTCCCTTGGGTTAGGCATCTGCTATATAGGCGGCCTGCGTACGAATATTAAAGAGGTCACAGAATTGCTGCATCTTCCTGCAAACACCATTCCGCTTTTTGGTCTTGCAGTAGGTTATCCCGCCCAGGATACTGCGATAAAACCACGACTTCCTTATCAGCACATTTATCATGAAGAGAGCTATCAAGCTGACGAAACCACCTATAAAAAGCAACTAGAGGAATACAACCAAACAATCTCTGCCTATTACCATGAACGCACACAAGGAAAACGAGCAGACACATGGTCAAGCCAAATGGCCCACATGCTAAGTCAGCCGAAAAGAATGAACATGAAAGATTTCATCCACCGCCAAGGGTTTGCAAAGAAGTAG
- the ccmA gene encoding heme ABC exporter ATP-binding protein CcmA encodes MTDSIISVQNLSISFGKTNVLQDIDLTVKKGEVFGLLGPSGAGKTTLVKAIAGLQSINSGDVKVNDVKMPSLKLTENIGYMAQSDALYLDLTAHENLAFFATLYNVTGKRQKERIEEVMNLVNLSEHLEKPVQKYSGGMKRRLSLAIALLHQPEILILDEPTVGIDPLLRQSIWKELKSLSERGTTVIITTHVMDEAQKCDRLAMLRDGRILAVGREQELMNKTGASSMEEAFLVYGGATI; translated from the coding sequence ATGACAGATTCCATCATTTCGGTTCAAAACCTCAGCATCTCTTTTGGTAAAACCAACGTGCTCCAAGATATTGATTTAACGGTTAAGAAAGGGGAGGTTTTTGGTCTATTAGGACCATCAGGGGCCGGTAAAACAACACTAGTAAAAGCAATAGCAGGACTTCAATCCATAAACAGTGGGGATGTGAAGGTAAATGACGTGAAGATGCCCAGCCTAAAGCTTACCGAAAATATTGGCTACATGGCTCAATCAGATGCACTTTACCTGGACTTGACCGCACATGAAAATCTAGCATTTTTTGCAACCTTGTACAACGTAACCGGAAAACGGCAAAAAGAGAGAATCGAGGAAGTAATGAACCTTGTAAATCTCTCAGAGCATCTCGAGAAACCAGTCCAAAAATACTCCGGTGGCATGAAGAGAAGACTGTCGCTCGCCATTGCTCTCTTGCATCAGCCGGAAATCCTCATTTTAGATGAGCCAACTGTCGGCATAGATCCTCTCCTCAGGCAGTCGATTTGGAAAGAGTTGAAGAGTTTGAGTGAACGAGGAACGACCGTAATAATTACCACACATGTCATGGATGAAGCCCAAAAATGTGACCGACTTGCTATGCTGCGAGACGGCAGGATTCTTGCAGTTGGCAGAGAGCAGGAGCTTATGAATAAAACGGGGGCATCCTCTATGGAAGAAGCCTTCTTAGTTTATGGAGGTGCTACCATATGA